From the genome of Brassica oleracea var. oleracea cultivar TO1000 chromosome C4, BOL, whole genome shotgun sequence:
TCTCCCTCTACACCTCTTTAGCCTCTTCGAGTCTCTCTCTCTGTAGCTGAGAAGCGAACCACTGAAGAACCCTTCATGGAAAGGGACGAGCAAGAACCAACAATGTCTGAGCCCACGAAAACCAAGTACGATCGCCAACTCAGGTAACCCCTCAAACCCTCGACTTCAACGTCCGATCGCTCCAAGTCTTCATCTTTCGCCCCTAATCGCAGGATCTGGGGAGAAGTAGGTCAAGCGGCTCTTGAAAACGCGAGCATCTGTTTGCTTAATTGTGGACCTACTGGCTCAGAAGCCCTCAAGAATCTCGTTCTTGGTGGAATCGGAAGCATCACCGTCGTCGACGGATCCAGAGTTGAAATTGGAGACCTTGGCAACAACTTCATGGGTATTTACTCTATTCTCTTCCTTGCAACGCAATGTGTGTATTCTTCTTTCGTGCGTTGAGAACTTACTTTGGCGTATTTGATGATTGAAAGTGGATAAGAAGAGTGTTGGTGAGTCAAAAGCCAAGACTGTCTGTGCCTTTCTTCAGGAGCTTAACGATGCTGTGAGGGCTCACTTTGTTGAGGAGAATCCGGATTCTTTGATTCTCACAGACCCGTCTTTCTTCTCTCAGTTCACTCTCGTTATTGCCACTCAGGTAACGAATGAAAAGATGTGTTCTTTCTCCTTAAGCATGTTTAATCTTCTCTTACAAGAAAGTGGGTGCAATTTGGACTGCAAAGTTTTAGTTTTTATGGTCCTTTGGGGTCTTTCAGCTTGAGAGTTTGATAATGGTTTGTTTTCTTTCAGCATGTTTGACCTCTCTTACAAGAAAGTTAGACTGCAAAGTTTTAGTTTTTGATGGACCATCGTTAGGATAAACCCTTTGGGATCTCTCAGCTTGAGAGTTTATATTCTAAATCAGAGAGCGCACTGATGTATACTTCCTGTCTTTGCACTGGCCATCTATGATAAGTCACAGATCTTATCTTTAGGATTAGTATGCATGATAGTTTCTACGTCGAGATTTTGTTTTTAGATTGAAACAGCTTTCCTTATTAGTTGGCCATGTGTTGATTGTAGCTAGTGGAAGACTCAATGGTGAAACTAGATAGAATCTGCCGAGAAGCAAATGTCATGCTGGTTTTTGCTCGCTCCTATGGCCTTACTGGCCTTGTTCGTATCAGTGTAAAGGTAAGCTTATGTGCCTTGTTCGTATCAGTGTTGACTGTTGAGCATTTTTCATGGTTAGTCTGCTAAGTCATATCTTTACTCGCATATCAGGAGCACACCATCATCGATTCGAAGCCTGATCATTTTCTTGATGATCTCCGCTTGAATAATCCCTGGCCTGAACTCAAGAGGTACACTGCTTCAGTCTACTCGGTCATTTTGTTGTTTTAGCATCCTTTTACCTTGTGAAGTGATTTGTACGTGATATGGAGTTTCGTTTTACTCAAATTGTGAATTGATGACGATGATATGGAAACTTAATGATTCAATGACCGGCAGGTTTGTGGAGACCATTGATCTAAAGACACCAGATCCCATCGCTCATAAGCACATTCCTTACGTGGTCATTCTTGTCAAGATGGCTGATGAATGGGCTAAAACTCATAGCAGCCACCTTCCCTCGACCAGGGAAGAGAAAAGGGAGTTTAAGGTATCCGTACTTCCTGTAACTAAGCAAACATTTAGCAAAGATTTACTCGTCTTGTGAGTCCCTGTTCTAATCTATTCCTTTTTCCTTTTAAATCTTAGGATTTAGTTAAGTCCAAGATGGTATCGATGGATGAAGATAACTACAAAGAAGCTGTTGAAGCCACTTTCAAAGTTTTTGCTCCTCGAGGAATCAGTGAGTGTATACATCTTCCTTGCCATTAGATCTGCCGTTTCTATACAATATATGCTGGATATAATGGAACTGGTAGGACTTTCAACTATCTTCATGACTATGATTAATTGCTAATCGTTCCATATGCCTCTTGATGCATATGCATAATATAGCATTTAGCATTACAGTTTAGTAGTTACCAGAAAAAGGTTTCCGAGTCTCATTTCTATATTTCTCATATCGAACCAACCCTGGTTTTTTTTTTTAATAATCCAGGCAAAGAGATCCAAGAAATTATTGATGATCGTTATGCTGAAGTTGGCTCAAACTCCTCAGCTTTTTGGGTAATGGTAGCAGCTCTCAAGGTTAGTAACTGGAAAATAGTTGAGAGCGTGTGTTGGGATTTTAGTTTATTAGATTAATTCTTTGAAATAGGTTGGTTTCTTTTGCTTCTCATGGATATGAATACTTACGCTATTGCTTGTATGCGTCACCTGCAGGAGTTCATTTCAAATGAAGGTGACGGGGAGGCACCACTTGAAGGTTCCATGCCCGATATGACATCTTCCACAGAGTTAGTTCTCCTGTTCTTTCGTTTCAGAGGAGGGATGATATTGATCCCTTTATCAGTTTAATATATAACTGCATTTATCTTTTGCAGGCACTACATCAATTTGCAGAAAATCTACCATACAAAAGCTGAAGATGATTGTCTATCCATTGAGCAAAGAGTGAAAGACATTCTAGCTAAAGTTGGTCGAGATCCAAGTAGTATCTCAAAACAAACTATCAAGAGCTTTTGCAAGAATGCAAGAAAACTGAAGGTGAGAATGCTGGAACTTCTTGTACTGTTGGTGTATGATTAGAACCGATGCATATAGAGTAAAAAGCATTGGGATATGAAACTTGTAGGTATGCAGATATCGTATGATAGAGGATGAGTTCAGCAATCCTTCTGTAACGGAACTACAAAAGTGTTTGGCTAGTCAGGATTACAGGTGCGAATGTCTTTGTCCAAATTGATCTTTTCCATAGTACTAGAGGAGTATGTTGTTGTTAGCTTTGGAGGCTCTTACCACTTGTTCTGTTTACCTCTCGCAGTAGCGCAATTGGATTTTATATTCTTCTTAGAGCTGTTGATAGATTTGCTGCGACCTATAACAAGTTTCCTGGACAGTTTGATGGGTAAGAGTTGTTATTTTATCCTGAGCAATTTGGCGTTGTCATTCTATTATTGACATATCGATTTTGCAGTGGAGATATAGAAGAGGACGCATCTCGGTTAAGAACTATTGCCCCGAGTGTTATTAACGAAATGGGTTGTGACGGCTATGAACTTCCGGAAGAACTTTGCAATGAGATGTGCAGATTTGGCGCTGCAGA
Proteins encoded in this window:
- the LOC106336578 gene encoding NEDD8-activating enzyme E1 regulatory subunit isoform X1 yields the protein MERDEQEPTMSEPTKTKYDRQLRIWGEVGQAALENASICLLNCGPTGSEALKNLVLGGIGSITVVDGSRVEIGDLGNNFMVDKKSVGESKAKTVCAFLQELNDAVRAHFVEENPDSLILTDPSFFSQFTLVIATQLVEDSMVKLDRICREANVMLVFARSYGLTGLVRISVKEHTIIDSKPDHFLDDLRLNNPWPELKRFVETIDLKTPDPIAHKHIPYVVILVKMADEWAKTHSSHLPSTREEKREFKDLVKSKMVSMDEDNYKEAVEATFKVFAPRGISECKEIQEIIDDRYAEVGSNSSAFWVMVAALKEFISNEGDGEAPLEGSMPDMTSSTEHYINLQKIYHTKAEDDCLSIEQRVKDILAKVGRDPSSISKQTIKSFCKNARKLKVCRYRMIEDEFSNPSVTELQKCLASQDYSSAIGFYILLRAVDRFAATYNKFPGQFDGGDIEEDASRLRTIAPSVINEMGCDGYELPEELCNEMCRFGAAELHVVAAFIGGIASQEVIKLITKQFVPMLGTFVFNGIDHNSQSLTL
- the LOC106336578 gene encoding NEDD8-activating enzyme E1 regulatory subunit isoform X2, whose product is MERDEQEPTMSEPTKTKYDRQLRIWGEVGQAALENASICLLNCGPTGSEALKNLVLGGIGSITVVDGSRVEIGDLGNNFMVDKKSVGESKAKTVCAFLQELNDAVRAHFVEENPDSLILTDPSFFSQFTLVIATQLVEDSMVKLDRICREANVMLVFARSYGLTGLVRISVKEHTIIDSKPDHFLDDLRLNNPWPELKRFVETIDLKTPDPIAHKHIPYVVILVKMADEWAKTHSSHLPSTREEKREFKDLVKSKMVSMDEDNYKEAVEATFKVFAPRGISKEIQEIIDDRYAEVGSNSSAFWVMVAALKEFISNEGDGEAPLEGSMPDMTSSTEHYINLQKIYHTKAEDDCLSIEQRVKDILAKVGRDPSSISKQTIKSFCKNARKLKVCRYRMIEDEFSNPSVTELQKCLASQDYSSAIGFYILLRAVDRFAATYNKFPGQFDGGDIEEDASRLRTIAPSVINEMGCDGYELPEELCNEMCRFGAAELHVVAAFIGGIASQEVIKLITKQFVPMLGTFVFNGIDHNSQSLTL